One Mycobacterium marseillense DNA window includes the following coding sequences:
- a CDS encoding SDR family oxidoreductase has protein sequence MAERLAGKVALISGGARGMGASHVRSLVAEGAKVVFGDILDDEGKAVAAEVGDAVRYLHLDVTKPEDWDAAVTTALSEFGRIDVLVNNAGIINIGTLEDYALSEWQRILDINLTGVFLGIRAVVKPMKEAGRGSIINISSIEGMAGTIACHGYTATKFAVRGLTKSAALELGPSGIRVNSIHPGLIKTPMTDWVPDDIFQTALGRAAQPVEVSNLVVYLASDESSYSTGSEFVVDGGTTAGLGHKDFSNVETDAQPDWVT, from the coding sequence GTGGCAGAACGGTTGGCGGGAAAGGTCGCCCTCATCAGTGGCGGCGCCCGGGGAATGGGCGCATCGCACGTGCGGTCGCTGGTTGCCGAGGGTGCCAAGGTGGTGTTCGGTGACATCCTCGACGACGAGGGCAAGGCCGTGGCCGCGGAGGTCGGCGATGCGGTCCGCTACCTGCACCTCGACGTGACCAAGCCCGAGGATTGGGATGCGGCGGTGACCACCGCCCTGAGCGAGTTCGGCCGCATCGACGTACTGGTCAACAACGCGGGCATCATCAACATCGGCACGCTGGAGGACTACGCGCTCTCGGAGTGGCAGCGCATTCTCGACATCAACCTGACGGGAGTGTTTCTCGGCATCCGCGCCGTGGTGAAGCCGATGAAGGAAGCGGGCCGGGGATCGATCATCAACATCTCGTCGATCGAGGGGATGGCCGGCACCATCGCCTGCCACGGCTATACCGCAACCAAATTCGCGGTGCGAGGGCTGACGAAGTCGGCAGCACTGGAACTGGGGCCGAGCGGAATCCGGGTGAACTCAATCCATCCCGGCCTCATCAAGACCCCGATGACCGATTGGGTCCCCGACGACATCTTCCAGACGGCGCTGGGCCGGGCCGCCCAACCCGTGGAGGTCTCCAACCTCGTGGTCTATCTGGCCAGCGACGAGTCCAGCTACTCCACCGGCTCGGAGTTCGTCGTCGACGGCGGCACCACCGCCGGGCTGGGACACAAGGACTTCTCCAACGTCGAGACCGACGCGCAACCCGACTGGGTCACGTAG
- a CDS encoding DUF1801 domain-containing protein yields MPNSKHEAVTKSPAELIDARIEELGDWRGETLARIRQLIKKAVPGVVEEWKWRGVPVWYHDGMICTGETYKNVVKMTFAKGASLQDPAGLFNSSLDGNTRRAIDFHEGDKIDDKALTALIRAAVDLNRS; encoded by the coding sequence ATGCCCAACTCCAAGCACGAAGCCGTTACGAAATCTCCCGCCGAGCTGATCGATGCCAGGATCGAGGAATTGGGGGATTGGCGCGGCGAGACGCTCGCCCGGATCAGGCAACTGATCAAGAAGGCCGTCCCCGGGGTGGTCGAAGAGTGGAAGTGGCGTGGCGTTCCGGTCTGGTACCACGACGGGATGATCTGTACCGGCGAGACGTACAAGAACGTCGTGAAGATGACCTTCGCGAAGGGCGCGTCGCTGCAGGATCCGGCGGGCCTGTTCAACTCCAGCCTCGACGGCAACACCCGACGCGCAATCGATTTCCACGAGGGCGACAAGATCGACGACAAGGCGTTGACGGCGCTCATTCGCGCCGCGGTGGACCTGAACAGGTCGTAG
- a CDS encoding TIGR03564 family F420-dependent LLM class oxidoreductase: MQISLFGQLSGSGGQSPIDATIANLAMLRDEGFSRVWMSQLPYEPDLLTILGIALHEVDTIEVASGVVPIQNLHPMLMAQRALTLSLASGGRFTLGLGMTHQAVTEGMWGIPWDKPVRRLNEYLDGLLPLLAGEPAAAAGETVTTRGALMISGAPRPDVYIAALGPQLLKIAGRRTSGTCTWMTGPKTLAEHVGPTLRQAAADAGREADVRVAASLPVSVTDDVDAARKHAAEQFAIYGQLPSYRAMLDREGYAGPQDAVIIGDEDIVRGRLDELRAAGVDEYVAATFDPSPEGRARTRALLRAYDS, translated from the coding sequence ATGCAGATTTCTCTGTTCGGGCAACTCAGCGGGTCGGGCGGTCAATCGCCGATCGACGCGACAATCGCCAACCTCGCGATGCTGCGCGACGAGGGCTTCTCACGGGTGTGGATGAGCCAATTGCCCTATGAGCCAGACCTTCTCACGATCCTGGGCATCGCCTTGCACGAGGTCGACACGATCGAGGTAGCCAGCGGTGTGGTGCCGATCCAAAACCTGCATCCGATGCTCATGGCGCAGCGCGCCCTGACGTTGAGTCTCGCCTCGGGCGGGCGGTTCACGCTCGGGCTCGGCATGACCCATCAGGCCGTCACCGAGGGGATGTGGGGCATCCCGTGGGACAAGCCGGTGCGCAGGCTGAACGAGTACCTCGACGGGCTGTTGCCCCTGCTGGCCGGTGAACCCGCGGCAGCGGCGGGGGAGACGGTGACCACCCGCGGTGCGCTGATGATCTCCGGGGCGCCGAGGCCCGACGTGTACATCGCAGCCCTGGGTCCGCAGCTGCTCAAGATTGCCGGGCGACGCACGTCGGGCACCTGCACCTGGATGACCGGGCCCAAGACGCTGGCCGAGCACGTCGGCCCGACGCTGCGCCAGGCGGCCGCCGATGCCGGCCGCGAGGCCGACGTGCGCGTCGCCGCGTCGTTGCCCGTCAGCGTCACCGACGACGTCGACGCCGCCCGCAAGCACGCGGCCGAACAGTTCGCCATCTACGGCCAGTTGCCGTCGTACCGTGCGATGCTCGACCGCGAGGGCTACGCGGGTCCGCAGGATGCCGTCATCATCGGCGACGAGGACATCGTCCGCGGCCGGCTCGACGAACTGCGCGCCGCAGGCGTCGACGAGTACGTCGCCGCGACATTCGATCCGTCGCCGGAGGGCCGGGCCCGCACGCGAGCGCTGCTGCGCGCGTATGACTCCTGA
- a CDS encoding acyl-CoA dehydrogenase family protein, producing MTSESVEEFRSRARAWLAANMPPLDPAKAALLERDQPPAWHRARELQKLLWEGGFAGICFPREYGGLGLSYEYKKAFDAESQAYETPLLLNVPSFGICCATILDTGSEEQKRTHIPAALRGDEVLVQLLSEPSGGSDLAGVITRAERRDARWIINGAKTWSTWAFAADYGLCLARTNWDVPKHDGLTMFLVPLRHPGITVNRVEQVNGSIEFCEEFFDDVDVGDDAVVGEPGKGWEVASRQLYHERRCMGDGSEYTSGPGIAEAEDVSVDLLALVDKTHQHDSERVREMIGRALVHRTVHGQLSEHVFHAVAGGALPPAAGSIIRLSMAAVHDVETDTALAVSGTSAVVEDDGGLLDIGVRYLGRQTASIGGGTTEMARNVIGERVLNFPRERADDRGVPFNQVRRGKSPGGERN from the coding sequence GTGACGTCCGAATCGGTCGAGGAATTTCGGAGCCGGGCCCGGGCGTGGCTGGCCGCGAACATGCCGCCACTCGATCCGGCCAAGGCGGCGCTGCTGGAGCGGGATCAGCCGCCGGCGTGGCACCGGGCTCGCGAATTGCAGAAGCTCCTGTGGGAGGGCGGATTCGCCGGGATCTGCTTCCCGCGCGAGTATGGCGGACTCGGGCTGAGCTACGAATACAAGAAGGCCTTCGATGCCGAGTCCCAGGCCTATGAGACGCCGCTGCTGCTCAACGTCCCGTCCTTCGGTATCTGCTGCGCGACGATTCTCGATACGGGCAGCGAGGAGCAAAAGCGCACCCACATCCCGGCCGCGCTCCGCGGCGACGAGGTACTGGTGCAGTTGCTCTCGGAGCCCAGCGGGGGATCGGATCTGGCGGGCGTCATCACCCGCGCCGAACGCCGGGACGCGCGATGGATCATCAACGGCGCCAAGACCTGGAGCACCTGGGCATTCGCCGCCGACTACGGCCTGTGCCTGGCCCGCACCAACTGGGATGTGCCCAAACACGACGGGCTCACGATGTTCCTAGTGCCGCTGCGGCATCCCGGCATCACGGTCAACCGTGTCGAACAGGTCAACGGGTCGATCGAGTTCTGCGAAGAATTCTTCGACGACGTCGACGTAGGCGATGACGCCGTCGTCGGCGAGCCGGGCAAAGGCTGGGAGGTCGCGTCGCGCCAGCTTTACCACGAGCGTCGCTGTATGGGCGACGGTTCGGAGTACACCAGCGGACCGGGAATCGCTGAGGCCGAGGATGTTTCGGTTGACCTGCTGGCGTTGGTCGACAAGACTCACCAGCACGACAGCGAACGGGTGCGGGAGATGATCGGGCGCGCGTTGGTTCACCGCACGGTCCACGGTCAGCTCAGCGAGCACGTCTTTCATGCCGTCGCCGGCGGCGCCCTGCCGCCGGCCGCGGGATCGATCATCCGGCTGTCCATGGCCGCGGTGCACGACGTCGAAACCGATACCGCCCTTGCCGTGTCGGGCACGTCGGCCGTGGTCGAGGACGACGGCGGACTGCTCGACATCGGGGTGCGCTATCTGGGCCGGCAGACGGCCAGCATCGGCGGCGGCACCACCGAGATGGCGCGCAACGTGATCGGTGAGCGGGTGCTGAACTTTCCGCGCGAGCGTGCCGACGACCGCGGGGTGCCGTTCAATCAGGTACGGCGCGGCAAAAGTCCGGGAGGCGAACGGAATTGA
- a CDS encoding acyl-CoA thioesterase has protein sequence MTDTHPFDEAVRLDTIGADVRRGRTHPEWANMVGPFGGITAAVLLAAVEGHPDRIGEPLALTVNFAAPIADGDFDIELRAARTNRTNQHWIVELSQDGVVKTTATAIFAVRRESWADTETPPPSAPAPEQLPAVDPGLVRWTGLYDTRYVEGAMPGKGEDPSTSSTSTLWVRDRARRRVDYPALAALCDIFYPRVFLRRGAFLPSGTISLTTYFHADRQQLDALGDDFVLATAHANRFANGYFDQSAQVWTRAGGLLATTHQIVYFKG, from the coding sequence ATGACCGACACACATCCCTTCGATGAAGCCGTCCGCCTCGACACGATCGGCGCGGACGTCAGACGCGGTCGCACGCACCCCGAGTGGGCCAACATGGTCGGGCCATTCGGCGGAATCACGGCCGCGGTCCTGCTGGCCGCCGTCGAAGGACACCCCGACCGCATCGGGGAACCGCTCGCCCTGACGGTCAACTTCGCCGCACCGATCGCCGACGGCGACTTCGACATCGAGCTTCGGGCCGCGCGCACCAACCGCACCAACCAGCATTGGATCGTCGAGCTCAGCCAGGATGGGGTGGTCAAGACCACGGCGACCGCCATCTTCGCGGTCCGGCGCGAGAGCTGGGCCGACACGGAGACGCCGCCGCCGAGCGCGCCGGCCCCGGAGCAGTTGCCCGCCGTCGACCCGGGCCTCGTGCGATGGACCGGCCTCTACGACACTCGATACGTCGAGGGGGCCATGCCCGGCAAAGGCGAGGACCCCAGCACCTCCTCGACCTCCACGCTGTGGGTGCGCGACCGCGCGCGTCGCCGTGTCGACTATCCGGCACTCGCCGCGCTGTGCGACATCTTCTACCCGCGGGTGTTCCTGCGGCGCGGCGCCTTCCTGCCGTCCGGGACGATCTCGCTGACGACCTACTTTCACGCCGATCGGCAGCAACTCGACGCGCTGGGTGACGACTTCGTGCTGGCCACCGCCCACGCCAACCGCTTCGCGAACGGATACTTCGACCAGAGCGCTCAGGTATGGACCCGGGCGGGCGGACTCCTGGCCACCACGCATCAGATCGTCTACTTCAAAGGCTGA
- a CDS encoding nuclear transport factor 2 family protein — MTERAESLVADSLPAIESIKQLKARYCRYLDTKDWAAWRTIFADDFVSDTSEAGGRVIAGADDFVAFTRQALGRPTQATAHQVHTPEIELTSPTTARGIWALQDVVRFGPGATLVGYGHYHETYENVAGRWLIKSSKLTRLREDIVTPLFSIYVSPRIRTAIGKIAGRLMDQ, encoded by the coding sequence ATGACAGAGCGCGCGGAAAGCCTGGTCGCCGATAGCCTGCCGGCGATCGAGTCCATCAAGCAGCTCAAAGCGCGCTACTGCCGCTACCTGGACACCAAGGACTGGGCGGCCTGGCGGACGATCTTCGCCGACGACTTCGTCAGTGACACCTCCGAAGCGGGCGGCAGGGTGATCGCCGGCGCCGATGACTTCGTCGCCTTCACCCGCCAGGCCCTGGGCCGCCCCACGCAGGCCACCGCGCACCAAGTGCACACCCCCGAAATCGAACTCACATCCCCGACCACCGCGCGCGGGATATGGGCGCTGCAAGACGTCGTCCGTTTCGGGCCCGGGGCAACCCTGGTCGGCTACGGCCACTACCACGAGACCTATGAAAACGTCGCGGGGCGATGGCTTATCAAGAGCTCCAAGCTAACTCGGCTCCGCGAGGACATCGTGACTCCGCTGTTCTCGATCTACGTGTCCCCCCGAATCCGCACGGCGATCGGCAAAATCGCCGGGCGGCTGATGGATCAGTGA